CGACAAGCGGTACCTCTACTGGGTCGACCAGCAGGTCCCGGCAGACTATTAATTCGGCTCACCCCCATACCATATCGAACCGTGATTCCGGCGCTCAGCGACCTAAACCTGAACTACCTCGTCAGCGTCACCATCGTGTCGCTGTACATCAGCACCGTCGCCGTCGGCATCAGCACGCTCGTAAGCCTCCCCGTCGCCGTCGGCGTTGCCTTCGGCGACTTCCCCGGCAAGCGCGCGCTCACCGCCGTCATCAACACTGGGATGGGGTTTCCGAGCGTCGTCGTCGGTCTCGTGGTCCTCCTTGCGCTGTCGAACTCCGGACCGCTCGGCGATCTCCAACTGCTGTTCACGCCGCAGGCGATGATCATCTCCCAGACCATCCTCGCGACGCCCGTCGTCCTCAGCGTCTCCATCTCCGCCGTCGAGAGTGTCGGCGGCGACCTGCGCGACGCAGCCTTCGCCGCGGGCGGGACGAACAGCGACGTGGGACTGCTCGTCCTCCGCGAGGCGCGCTACGGCATCGTCACGGCCGTCCTCGCGGGGTACGGCCGCGCCATCAGCGAGGTCGGCTCCGTGCTCATCGTCGGCGGCAACATCGTCTTCCCGCCCGAACAGACCTCGTTCACCCGGACGCTGACGACCGCCATCACCGTCGAGGCGCGTCGCGGCAACTACGAGACGGGTCTCGTGCTCGGCGCGTTACTCCTCGTCCTCGTTTTCGCTGTCAACGCGCTCGGCGGACGCATTCGCGACGGAGGGCGAGCGTGACACCCCGCGACGGAGACGTGCGCGAGCGCGGTAAGCCTCCCCGCGAGGCGGATGCGGCGACCGCCCGACTCCGCCTCGTCGCCGACGGCGTCTCCCACGGCTTCGACGGCGAGTGCGTCCTCGACGACGTCTCGCTCACCGTCGAACCCGGCGAAGTGCTGGCCGTCGTCGGTCCCTCGGGAACCGGGAAGACGACGCTGCTGCGTCTGCTGGCACTGTTCTCACCGCCGGACGAGGGTCGCATCGCGCTCGCCGACTCCGACGCCCGCGGGACCGCTGCCCGAGACGAGTTGCCGCTCGTCGACGCGCGGGCGAACGGCCGAGGCGAAACCGACGCCCGCGACGCGTGGACGCTGCCGGACGACGAGCGACTCCGACTCCGCCGACGCATCGGCCTCGTCGCGCAGGACCGCTCGCTGTTCTCGGCGTCGGTCGCGTACAACGCCGCCTACGGACTCGAAGTCAGACGGGCGCGGTCGACCCGCCTCCGCGCCTCGCTCGCGCGAGCGGTCGGCCGCTGGTCGCCCCCGGCGGCGGCGCTCGACGCGCTCGAAACCGTCGGGATGGCCGAGATGACCGACAAGCGCGCCGAGTCGCTCTCCTCGGGTGAGGCTCAACGCGTCGGCGTCGCGCGGGCGCTCGCCGTCGACCCGGACGTGCTCCTGCTCGACGAACCGACCTCGAATCTCGACCCGCGGAACACCGCCGTCATCGAGGACGCCGTCCGCGAGGCCAAGGAGCGCGGCATCGGCGTCGCGCTCGCCACGCACGACATGGCGCAGGCGCGTCGCGTCGCCGACAAAACGGCCGTCGTTCTCGACGGGACCTGTATCGAGCACGGGCCGACCGAGCAGGTGTTCGAGTCGCCGCGCGACGACCGCGCCCGGCAGTTCGTCGCGGGCGAACTCGTGTACTGACGGAGTGGTTTGGATGACTGGTGGACTGATTACGAGGGCCCTCGAACAGGAGGTATGGACGGCGCGTTCGAGGCGTATCTCGCATCCGACGACGTCACGTTCGACGACGACGACACCGAACTGCTCCGGGCGGTCGACGACCACGGTTCCGTGAGCGGTGCGGCCGCCGCCCTCGGACGCTCGCGCGCCCGCGCACTCGCGCGACTCGAAACGCTCGAATCCGCGTTCGGCTCGCTCGTCGAACGTCGACGCGGCGGGGCCGACGGCGGCGGGAGCGAACTCACCGCCGAAGCCAAGGAACTACTCGACCGATTCGCCCGCCTCCGCGCCGCGCTCTCGGGCACCGCGGGTGCGCGCGAGACGGTTCTCTACGGGCGTCTCGCCGGCGTCAACGGCGAACTCGGCGTCGTCGACACCGACGCGGGACCGGTCCGCGCGCTCGTCGTCGGCGCAGACGGACGGGTGGCCGAGAACGCCGACTCCGGCACGCCGGTGCAGGTGAGCGTTCGCGCCGACGCCGTGACACTGCACGCGCCCGACGACGCCCCGCCGTCGGCGGCGACGAGCGCTCGCAACCGCTTCGACGGCGTCGTCTCCGCGCTCGACCGCGGAGAGACCGTCGCCACCGCCAGCGTCGACGTAGGGGCGGACGCGTCGCTGTTCGCGCTCGTGACCACGGAGAGCGCCGAGCGACTCGGACTCGACGAGGGTGCGAGCGTCGTCGCGTCGTTCAAGGCGACGGCGACCCGGGCGACGGTGGTCGACGCCGAAAATTAGCGCGTCCTTCGACCCGTTTTACAGTTCCGCGACCAACGCTTCCAGTTCTTCTCGCACCTCGTCGTTCACCGGCCGGTGGGGCGCGCGGGCGTATCCGGCGGGCGCGCCGCGGGCGCGCATCGCGGCTTTCAGTCCGGGAATACTGTGGACTGTCGTCACTGCGCGGTTCAACTCCACGAGGTCGGCGTTCAGTTCGCGCGCCCCTTCGGTGTCACCTTCGCGGTGGCGTTCGTACATCTCGGCGCACGCCTCGGGAGCCACGTTGGCGAGGCCCAAGATTCCACCGTCGGCACCCGCGTCGAACGCGTGCGCGGCCACGCTCCCCGCGCCGACGAAGAACTTGAACCCGTCGCCCGCGAGTCGGCGAGTGCGGCCGAACGCTTCGAGGTCTCCGCCCGAGTCTTTCATCCCGGCGATGTTCGGGTGTTCGGCGAGACGCCCCGCGACGGTCGGCGGGAGGGTGACGTTCGTGTACGGGGGGACGCTGTAGAGGTAGACCGGAACCCCGGCATCGTCTGCGATTTCCCGATAGTAATTTTCAATCGCGTCATCGTCGTACGGGAAGTAAAACGGCGTGACGACGAGCGCGCCGTCTGCGCCCGCGTCCGCGGCCAACTGGGTCTGCCGCTTCGTCTCGCGGAGACCCGGATGACCGGTTCCGGCGAGCACCGGCACCGACGCCTCCTCGACGACGAGTTCGACGACGCGGGCGCGCTCTTCGACGCTCATCAGTTCGGCTTCGCTGTTCGACCCGCAGGGGACGAGAAAGTCGACGCCGCGTTCTTCGACCCAGCCGACGAGCGCTCCGAGCGACTCCTCGTCAAGGTCGCCGTCTTCGGTGAACGGTGTCGCGAGCGGCGGTGCGATTCCTTCCATGGCGGGCGGTCACGCGCGACGAGAATGTAACTTTGGGTCGGGGTGGCACGCCCCGCTTTCTCCGTCATCACGGGGGAACGTTTCACGCGACCGATCCGTCCGAATTCGCCGTCGTACGGCAGTCACACGTCCGTCTGACGCGGGTTTAAGTTCGTCCGTGAGGTTCGTCTACTCGGGCGCGCAGACGGCATCTGTTCCCATCCTCCCACCCGTTCGCGCCCGGATGCACGCCGAACCCCACCCGACTGCATCCGAGTTCGCTCGGGGCGACCGTCCCCCGCGGTCGAACCCCTGCGAACGCTCGTTTCTCCCGGTTTCGTCCGGCGGCGCTCAGACGCTCTCCACCGACGCGTCGCCGAGCAGACGCCGCCGAACATCTTCGAGCGACTCCTGTTCGACGATGAGCGCGACCCTGTCGCCCGCTTCGACTGTCGTCTGCGGGAGCGGAATCGTCATCGCCTCTCGCTGGTCGCCGTGGGCGTAGATGCGAGCGGTCGACGGCAGGTCGATTTCGCTGATGCGCTTGCCGACCACCGGTGACCCCTCGGGGATGGTGACCGCCGACAACTGGAGACTCTCAGTGAGTTCGCTGATGGCGTTGAAGTTCCCGCCGAGCAGCGCGGTCTTCGCGCCCGCCGCGCCGAGACGCTCGGGGTAGATTATCTCGTCGACGTCGTCGGCGTACTCCTTGTAAATCTCCTCGCGGTAGTCCGCGTCGATACGGAGCACGGTCCGACAGCCGTACTCCTTGGCTATCATGCACACCGCGTAGTTCGTGTTCAGGTCGCCGGTGACGCCGCCGACGGCGACGGCGTTGTCCAAACCGGCGCGTTCGAGAACGGCCTCGTTGCTTCCGTCGCCCTCGACGACCTCGAAGCCCGCCTCTCGGGCGCGCTCGACCTTCTCCCGGTTGTTCTCGACGAGAACAACCTCGTGACCCTCCTCCTTGAGGATGCGCGCGGTTCGAGAGCCGACCCGACCGTACCCGACGATAACGAATCTCATGGCGCTCTATAGCACGCTCCGCCTCAAAAAGCTACGTCCCGTCGTAAACTGTTCACCTTCGGCGCACCGGCTCGCTCGTCGATGGCGCGCCGACTCACCGCCTGCGCCTCCGTTCGAGACGGCCGACGAGCGAGTCTACCGTCGACGACAGCCGCCGGGTTCCGAACAGCGCGACGAGTGCCGCTCCGACGGCGTCGAAGACGAGGTCAGTCAGCGTGTCTTCGAGGCTGTACTGGATGAGGACGGCCCGAATACCCAAGAGGTCGGTCACGCCCCGAACGCTGAACTCCATGACCTCCCAGAGCACGCCGAACGCGAGCGTCACGACGAGGATGAACATCGAGAGAAACTGTGGGGGGAGCACCACCGCGTGACTGTGCTCGTCGACCGCGCGCGCCGTCGCGTACCCGACGCCCGCGACGATAGATGCCGACAGCGTGTGCGTGAGGTTATCCCACCACGGTACCGCGGTGTAGAGACCGAGCATCCCCAGCGAGTGCAGCGAGACGGCGAGCGTCACCCACAGCGTGACGCTAGCGCTGAGGCGGATATCGGCGTCGCGTTCGAGAAGCGCCGGGAGGAACGTCACCGCGAGTGCCATCGTCGCGTTGACGACGACGCTGAGATTCCGTCGGGCGACGCCGACGAGGAGAACGAGCGCTATCACGACCTGCAGTCCGCGACCGAGCAGTCTTTGGCGGCGAGACGTCAGCCGATACAGCGCCATCGTACTGAGTTCCGTCTCCGCGAGGTAAACGTTGTTCCGAAGACACACGCTTCGCCGCCACGAAGATCCAGTCGTACTCGACGCACCTCTCCCGATACGGTTTTGGCCTCATACACCATACTCAAGGGGGATGATGGCCACCACGCACGCCCTGATAGGGGTCGTGCTCGCGCTCGTCGTCGCCCCCGACGGCGGCCTCCTCCCGGTTGCGGCCGCCGGTCTCGGCGGACTCTTTCCCGACTTCGACCTGTACGCCGGTCACCGAAAGACGCTGCACTTTCCGGTGTACTTCTCGCTCGCGGCGTTCGTCGCCGCCGGCGTCGCCGCATTCGTCGCTTCGCCGGTAGCGCTCGCCCTCGCGCTGTTCTTGGCGGCGGCGGCGATTCACTCGGTGATGGACGTCGTCGGCGGCGGTCTCGAACTCAAGCCGTGGGAAGCGACCTCCGACCGAGCGGTGTACGACCACTTCAACGGGCGGTGGCTCGCACCAAAGCGGTGGATTCGCTATGACGGCGCGCCCGAGGATTTCCTCCTCGGCGCCGCCTTCGGCGTTCCGGCGCTGCTGGTGCTCTTGGGTCCCGCGCAGACCGCCGTCGGCGTCGCCCTCGCCGTCTCGGCGGTGTACACGCTGCTGCGTAAGACACTCGTTCCCGTCGCCGAACGCCTCGTCGACGCGACGCCCGCCGAACTGCTCGCGTACGTCCCCGAACGGTTCGTCGAGGACTTCCGGTAGCCGTCAATCGCTGCGGGGGTCTCGGCTCCGATCTCTCCTCACTCGTCGGCTTCCGTCTCCGGGATGCGAAAGCTGAAACGCCGATACCGTCTGGTTCCGACGTGGGTCTCAGTACGCGACTGTTCGGCGACGACGCAGCGCTTCTCTCGAACCGGAGTTTCCAACTTCTGTTGCTCGCCAGCGTCAGTTCACCGCTCGGTTCCTCCGTCGTCTCGCCGGTCCTCGATTCGCTGCGCGGACCGCTCGGCGCGACGGAGGCGCAGGTCGCGCTGCTCATGGCCGCCTTCACCGCACCCGCTATCGTCTGCATCCCCCTCGTCGGGATGCTCTCGGATCGATACGGCCGAAAACCCGTCCTCACGGCGGGGCTGACGCTGTTCGGTCTCGCCGGTATCGCGATTCCGCTGACGACGGAGTTCCGCGTCGTCGTCGGTCTCCGACTCCTGCAGGGAGTCGGCTACACCGGTATCGCGCCGGTGCTCATCACCAGCGTCGGCGACCTGTTCGACGGCGACCGCGAGGCAGCGGCGCAGGGACTTCGGTTCACGACGGTAGGCCTCTCGCTGACGGTGTTTCCACTTCTGGCTGGCGCGCTCGTCGCCCTCTCGTGGCGCTACCCGTTCTACCTGTTCGCGCTCGCGCTCCCGACGGCGCTCGCCGTCGCGCTCTTCTTCGACGACCCGACCTTGGACTCCGAGGGTGCCGGCGACACCGTCGAGACGGCAACAAACGGTGGCGAAGCGACCGAAGACACCTCGCCCCCGGACGACGACTCGCCCTCGACGCTGCAGGCTCTCTCGGTCGTGCTCCGGAACCGTCGCGTCGCGGCGACGCTTCTCGGCCGGGCCGTCCCGTCGTTTCTCTGGTTCACCTTCCTCACCTACGTCTCCATCGTCGTCGCCCGCGTTCTCGGCGGGTCGGCGGGCGAGGCGGGCGTGCTCGTCGCGCTGGCGAGCGTCGCCTCCTCGGTGAGCGCGACGCAGGTCGGTCGCCTGACGGCGGCGTTCGACCGGCGGGCGATTCCGCTGTTCGCCACGCTCGTCTGCACCGCTGTCGGCGTCGCCGCGCTCGGTCTCTCGCCGTCGCTTCCGGTCGCCGGTCTCGGCTCCGTCGCCGTCGGCGCGGGGTTCGGCGTCGTTCTCAGCCTCTATCGGAGCACCATCTCGACGTTGGCGACCGACGAGTTGCGGGGGAGTCTCGTTAGCGTGGGCGAGTCGCTCGGGCGCGTCGGCAGCACCACCGCGCCAATTCTCCTGGGCGGAACGGTCGCGCTCTTGGAGCCGCGTCTGGGCAGCGTCGTCGCGATTCGCTCGATGCTCGTCGGTGTCGCGGTGCTCACCGTCGTCGTCGGCGGGTTCTTCCTCTACCTCGGCGAGACGGGCGA
This genomic stretch from Haloprofundus salilacus harbors:
- a CDS encoding ABC transporter permease, which translates into the protein MPALSDLNLNYLVSVTIVSLYISTVAVGISTLVSLPVAVGVAFGDFPGKRALTAVINTGMGFPSVVVGLVVLLALSNSGPLGDLQLLFTPQAMIISQTILATPVVLSVSISAVESVGGDLRDAAFAAGGTNSDVGLLVLREARYGIVTAVLAGYGRAISEVGSVLIVGGNIVFPPEQTSFTRTLTTAITVEARRGNYETGLVLGALLLVLVFAVNALGGRIRDGGRA
- a CDS encoding ATP-binding cassette domain-containing protein, which translates into the protein MTPRDGDVRERGKPPREADAATARLRLVADGVSHGFDGECVLDDVSLTVEPGEVLAVVGPSGTGKTTLLRLLALFSPPDEGRIALADSDARGTAARDELPLVDARANGRGETDARDAWTLPDDERLRLRRRIGLVAQDRSLFSASVAYNAAYGLEVRRARSTRLRASLARAVGRWSPPAAALDALETVGMAEMTDKRAESLSSGEAQRVGVARALAVDPDVLLLDEPTSNLDPRNTAVIEDAVREAKERGIGVALATHDMAQARRVADKTAVVLDGTCIEHGPTEQVFESPRDDRARQFVAGELVY
- a CDS encoding TOBE domain-containing protein; protein product: MDGAFEAYLASDDVTFDDDDTELLRAVDDHGSVSGAAAALGRSRARALARLETLESAFGSLVERRRGGADGGGSELTAEAKELLDRFARLRAALSGTAGARETVLYGRLAGVNGELGVVDTDAGPVRALVVGADGRVAENADSGTPVQVSVRADAVTLHAPDDAPPSAATSARNRFDGVVSALDRGETVATASVDVGADASLFALVTTESAERLGLDEGASVVASFKATATRATVVDAEN
- a CDS encoding dihydrodipicolinate synthase family protein; its protein translation is MEGIAPPLATPFTEDGDLDEESLGALVGWVEERGVDFLVPCGSNSEAELMSVEERARVVELVVEEASVPVLAGTGHPGLRETKRQTQLAADAGADGALVVTPFYFPYDDDAIENYYREIADDAGVPVYLYSVPPYTNVTLPPTVAGRLAEHPNIAGMKDSGGDLEAFGRTRRLAGDGFKFFVGAGSVAAHAFDAGADGGILGLANVAPEACAEMYERHREGDTEGARELNADLVELNRAVTTVHSIPGLKAAMRARGAPAGYARAPHRPVNDEVREELEALVAEL
- a CDS encoding potassium channel family protein; this translates as MRFVIVGYGRVGSRTARILKEEGHEVVLVENNREKVERAREAGFEVVEGDGSNEAVLERAGLDNAVAVGGVTGDLNTNYAVCMIAKEYGCRTVLRIDADYREEIYKEYADDVDEIIYPERLGAAGAKTALLGGNFNAISELTESLQLSAVTIPEGSPVVGKRISEIDLPSTARIYAHGDQREAMTIPLPQTTVEAGDRVALIVEQESLEDVRRRLLGDASVESV
- a CDS encoding metal-dependent hydrolase, which produces MMATTHALIGVVLALVVAPDGGLLPVAAAGLGGLFPDFDLYAGHRKTLHFPVYFSLAAFVAAGVAAFVASPVALALALFLAAAAIHSVMDVVGGGLELKPWEATSDRAVYDHFNGRWLAPKRWIRYDGAPEDFLLGAAFGVPALLVLLGPAQTAVGVALAVSAVYTLLRKTLVPVAERLVDATPAELLAYVPERFVEDFR
- a CDS encoding MFS transporter, whose product is MGLSTRLFGDDAALLSNRSFQLLLLASVSSPLGSSVVSPVLDSLRGPLGATEAQVALLMAAFTAPAIVCIPLVGMLSDRYGRKPVLTAGLTLFGLAGIAIPLTTEFRVVVGLRLLQGVGYTGIAPVLITSVGDLFDGDREAAAQGLRFTTVGLSLTVFPLLAGALVALSWRYPFYLFALALPTALAVALFFDDPTLDSEGAGDTVETATNGGEATEDTSPPDDDSPSTLQALSVVLRNRRVAATLLGRAVPSFLWFTFLTYVSIVVARVLGGSAGEAGVLVALASVASSVSATQVGRLTAAFDRRAIPLFATLVCTAVGVAALGLSPSLPVAGLGSVAVGAGFGVVLSLYRSTISTLATDELRGSLVSVGESLGRVGSTTAPILLGGTVALLEPRLGSVVAIRSMLVGVAVLTVVVGGFFLYLGETGDGRSVTGEA